ATCCCCCATGTCGGACCGCGCCAGTAGCGTTTGGCGTTGAACCAGTCGCTGCCCACCTTTTGGCTGGGCACCGGGTAGCGGCATTGGTCAAAGGCCTGATGCAATTCGTCCAGCATTTGCGCGCTGTCCAGATGCCCATACCAACACAGGAAAGATGCGTTCGACACCGACCCGGTATGATGCCCCGCATTCAGGTTGAACCCGTCAAACACACCCGCGGTGTTGCGCAGTTTTTCGGCACCGGCCGTTAGCTCGGCGGTCCATTGGTCCAACTCGGCGCGGTCCTCGCCCAAGGCATCGGCCAGTGCGGCCAGATCACGATTGGCGCGCAGCAGCACAAAGGTCATCAGCGGGTCGGCCACCTTGAAAGGCTGGTCTTGCGCCACCGCCGCATCATCCCACCCCAAGCCGCGTGCACGCTGCACCAGCCAGATGTAGCGGTCGTAATCGTCCTTTGTGGGCCGCATGGACGCGTCAACATGGGCGGTGTCGCGGCGGGTGTAGTCGCCCACGCCGACCGGGTCAATGGCTTGCATGGCGCTGTCCCAATCGGGCGCATTGTCGCGGCCACCTTCCCACGGGTGCGTGATGAAGATCATGCCATCTGCGTTGCGCCAGCGCATGAACCAGCGATGCCACGCCACCAGCTTGGGGAACAGCGCGGCCATGGGGTTGCGCCCCGCATCCGGGTTTTTGTCGTAGATCATGCGCGCGAATGTGGCGGCAACGGGCGGCTGCGAAATGCCAGAGGACGGGATCGGCCCCTTGCCTTCGGTGCCCCAGACGTCAGGCCCCGGAAAATAACCCGGATCGGGCTTGTGAAACAGGATATGCGGTAACATCCCGTTTGGCCATTGCCCGGAAAACAGCGTTGTCAGTTCCAGCCATGCGCGCTCAATGTCGAATTGGGCAAAGCCCCAAGCGGCAAAGGCGCTGTCCCAGTTCCATTGGTAGGGATACAGGCCAGAGGTCGGCAAAGTGTAGCCGCCACGGTCGTTCTTGCGCAGGATCGCGCGGGCTGCCTGGTCCAAGGCAAGGTGGTCCATTATCGTCATCCTTTCACAGAGCCTGCGGTCAGGCCCTTGGTCATGAAACGTTCCAGCCCCAGAAACAGCGCCATGATGGGCACCGTGGCCACAACGGCCCCGGCCATCAGGTGTTGGCGCGGAATCTCGGAGGAGTTGAGCGAGGCGATGCCCCGTGTCAGCGTAAACTTGGACGGGTCGTCCAGCAGCATGAAGGCCAGCAGGAATTCGTTCCACGCGATCATGAACACGTAAAGCGACACGCTGGCCAGCGCGGGCAGCGCCAGCGGCAAGGTGATTTTCCAGATCACTTGCAGGCGGTTCAGCCCGTCCATCAGCCCGGCTTCTTCCACCTCTGCCGGAAGGCCCCGGAAATAGCCTTGCAGCATATACAGCGCGACCGGAATGGTCGTGACCGGGTAGATCAGCAAAATGCCGAACAAGGTGTTGCGCAACCCGGTCATGGAAAACCCGATATAGATGGGCAATGCCAGCACGATGACGGGCACCATGTAGATCAGCAGGATGGACCGTGAAAACACCGCCTGCCCCTTGAAGCGCAGCCGCGCCACCGCATAGGCGCCCGGCACGCTGAACAGCAGCGTGATGACCACCGTCATCACAGAGATGAACAGCGAATTGACCATGTAGGTGCCGAAATTGTAGCTGGTGAACAGCTCGTAATACGACCGGAACAAGCCCCAGCCCTGCGTCAGGTCCAGCGAGAAATCGAGCGGATTGGCCACCAGTTGTTGCTGGTTCTTCAGGCTGGTCATGACCATGACGTAAAACGGAATAGCCACGATCGCCGTGAAGAAGATATAGCCGAACCCTGTCAGGAAGTGGATAACCGCATCCTCGAATTCGTGGCGCGTCAGGGGGCCGGGGCGCAAGGGCGCGGTCATCTTCGACAGGCCAAGGCCAAAACCCACGCCAACCATCAGCGCGGTGACCAAGCGCAGGCCAAAACCGGCATCCGGCATCATGATCGGCGATGGGCCAGCATAGGTCAGAAGCAGAAGCGCGCCAGCCGATGCCGCCGCCAACAGCCAGCCCCGCAGGCCCGACACGGCGATAATCCCGGCAGGCGCCCCGAAAAACAGCGCAGCAAGGATGCCCGGCCGAACAGCAGCCCCGGTGGCGAAGGCAACGGCAACCGATACCGTTACAGCGACAACAACCATCCACAACGCACCAAGGAACAGGCCCGTCACATAGCCCCGGCGGATCATGCCCATCATAACCCTTCCTCCCGGCTCATGAATTTGAAGAAGAACACGGAGAAGGACAAAAGGCACAGGAAGATGACCACAGCCACCGCCGCACCCGCGCCGATATTCGACACGGCAAAAGCCTGTTCATACACATTCACCGTCAGGGTGCGCGTGCCGGCATTGCCGCCCGTCAACAGGAAAATGTCGTCGAACTTGTTGAAGGTCCAGATAAAGCGCAGCAGGAACAACACGCTTAGAATGCCCAGAAGCTGCGGCATCGACAGATACCAGAATTTCTGGAAGGGCGATGCACCGTCCATATCGGCGGCTTCATACATGTCGCTGTCGATGGCCTGCATCCGGGCAAGGATGAACAGGAAGGACAGCGGAAAGTAACGCCAGATTTCGAACACCGTGACCATGATAAGCGCCAGCGGGCGCTCGCCAAAAAAGTTGATCGCTTGGTCGGTCACGCCCATTTGCACCAACAGCGCATTGGCAGAACCGGAAAACGGGTCGAACAGGATAAGCCACGAAAACGCGACCGCGATGATGGGGGCGACATAGGGGAACAGGTAAAGCCCCCGCAATATGCCCTGCCCGCGAAACGACTTGTTCAGCAATAGCGCCGCGAACAGGCCCACACCCAAGGCCCCCACGGTGCCAAAGACCGTGTAGAACATGGTTACACCGAACACGCCCCAGAATTCTTCGCCGTCAAAGATGCGCGCGAAATTGTCCAGCGTGAAGGTCGTATTGGTCAGGATGCTGTCGGATTGACCGGTCACACGGGGTAGGCTGGCCTCGGCTAGGTCTTCGGTCAGGTCGGCATCCTCTGCGGCCAGCGGAATGATGATGCGTTCGTTATACCCGCCTTCGATCGTGCCGATATCGCAGGTCAGTTCCTGCCCGGTCAGTGCGCAGGGCGCGGGCAGATCACCGCGCAGGGTTACGCCCTCGGGAAATGTGTCGGACAGGGTAACGCCCGTGACCGGAGTTTCTTGGCTGGAATTGCGCAACCGGTATTCAACGCGCAGATCGTCGCCCGCGCCGCGCACGCTTTCGCGCAAGATGGGCGCAGGGGGGCGCAGATCGGCTAACCCGATGGGCTTGAAACTGATCCAAAAGATCGCAAGCAGGGGCAGCAGCACGACCAGCGCGACACTTATCAGCGTCGGCGCAAGCAGGCCCCAGGCAAGCCGGGCCTCGCGCCGGGCAAGCGGCGTAGTACCGTTGGGGGGAACGGCTGACATCGGACAACTCCTGTCAGGGATGGGGCCGCCGCTAGGATGGCGGCCCCGGCAAGGTTACTCGATCGCGGAGAGTTCCGCGTTCATCGCCGCGACAGCGCCTGCCGCGTCAATGCGCCCGTCGATATACTGGCGCACAATGCGGTTGATGGCTTGGCTGTTGATCATCTTCGACGCCAGCGCAAGCTGGCCTTCAGCTACGCCCCAACGCTGCGCAACTTCCAGCCCGCCGACAATCTCGTCAATCATGGCCGGATCATACAGTTCGCCCAAGGGCGCTTTGCGGTCAACGCCGACGGGCAGGGTCGCCCAAAGATCCTTGAACTTGCTGGGTTCTTCCGCCGTGCCCGCACGCACCGGGAACTTGCCCTCGGGGGCAATGGACAGCGTCTGGCCATAGCCCTCATCCATAGAGAACTTGATGAAATCCATCGCGGCATCGGTGTCGGCATCTGTCGTGATCCCGAAATACCGCACATCGCCCCAAGCGGCCCCATCGGGGTTGGATGGGCCAGAGAAATTGGTCACGATACCGGTCAGGCTGGCCAGTTCCGGCGATGTCGGGTCATCATTGATGGTGGGCGGCGCGCTGTCACGCAGGCCAGCCAGTTCGTCCAACACAAAGGGCGACCAGATAATCATCGCCGCATTGCCACTAAAATACAGCGTGCGCGATTGGTCCCAATACAGATCGCCGGGGGGCGAGGCTTCGGCAATCGCCTTGTAGAAGTCCAGCACTTCGATGGTTTTGGCCTCGTCCAGCGGCTGGAACCCATCTGGCCCCACGGGCGAAACGCCATTGGCCAAGAATACATGTTCCAGAACTTGGCTCATGAAGTTTTCATCTACCTTGGTGGCGGCGACGAAGCCATACATTTCCGGCGGGTTGTGCAGCGCGTCTATCGCGGCCAGCACATTGGCATAGCTGGTCGGCGCGTCCAGCCCGGCGGCATCGAACAGGTCTTTGCGATACAGGATCATCTGCGTCCAGCCATCGACCGGGACAGACGCAGTGTTGCCTTCATAGGCGGCCATGGCTATCGCACCGGGCGCGAAAGTGTCGGCGCCCAGATCTTCGACCACTTCGGTCGCGGCGTCGGTGTCCAGAATACCGGCTTCGGCCCATGGCAGCGCATATTGCAAGGTGTGATAGATCACATCGGGCAGATCACCGGCAGCGAAAGCGGCGGTTGCGCGTGTGCCCAAGTCGCTTTCGGTAACCGGGATCACCTCTACCGATACGCCGGTCATGTCCTTGAATTGCGCGGCCATCTCTTCTTGCTTGGCTAGGCGCTCTGGCTGTTCTTCGGTTGTCCAGAAGCGGATCGTGTCTGCCGATGCCGCCAGCGCAGACAGGCTCAGCGCCAGCGCCGTTCCTGTCATCAGCTTGGAAATACGTGTCATTCTCTCTCTCCCTTGGTGCAGTTGGTTGATGGACTACGCCGCACCCGGCGCAACCCCGTGTGACCCGCGCGACTGAAACGCCGCGCGGCCCAATTCTCGCAAATCCTCTGGCGCAGCCCCGCGGCAGCGCCGTATCAGCAGGTTGGCAAGCCGTGCCCCCGCGGCGCGCGTATCGACCCGGTAGGTCGACAGCGGCGGGTCCAGCAGCGTGGTTTCCGGAATGCCGTCATAGGAAATGACCGACAGGTCGGTGCCAATGCGAAGCCCCCTGTGGCGCGCAGCATCATAGACACCCAGCGCCGCCGCATCGACAGAACAGACAATCGCGCTGGGCGGATTGGGCAAGTCCAGCAGGCTCGCGGCAGAGGCCGCGCCCGCAATCCGCGCCATTGCAGGCCGGGCAATCAGTTGCGGGTCATGTTCCAACCCGTTTCGCGCCAATCCGGCCATGAAACCGTCATGGCGCAGCTTGGCATAGGTATAGCCCTCTGCCCCCGGCACAAAGCCGATGCGCTGGTGCCCCAGCCCTGCCAGCAATGTTACCGCGTCCTCGATGGATTTTTCGCTTTCAATGTCGAACCATGCGCAACCTTGCGTGTCAGCGGTCCGGCCATACAGAACGAACGGCACATTGCGCGCGCGCAGAAACTCTATGCGCGGGTCGGTCAGCTTGGTGCGCGGCAGGATGAAACCATCGGCCTTTTTCTCTGCGGTCAGGCGGTCCAGCAATTCCAGCGTCTGGTTGTCGCTGCTGGCGGTCGCGACCGTCAGCGTCCAATCCTCGGCAGAGGCAGCTTCCGACAACCCTGCCAGAAACTCTGCCACGAAGGGACGGTGCGCATCATGTTCATTGACCTGCAACACCAGCCCCAGCGACCGCACGCGCCCTGTGCGAATGGCCTGCGCATGGCTGAGCGGGCGGTAGCCCAGTTTCTCGGCGGCCTTGCGCACGCGCATCCGGGTGCGGTCGGAAATATCGGGATGGTCGTTCAACGCCCGGCTCACCGTGCCCTTGGTCAACCCAAGCTGTGCGGCTAGGTCGACAAGCCGCACCCGTTTGGGCTGCCCAGATCGCGGCGTATCTCCGCAAATTTGCATGTGATTCGTCCTCCCAATTCTGAAATTCGGCTCCGAAACCGGTTTCGGCAACCGCTTTCGCCGAATTTCTTCACTCGGGGCGGATGGCAGGGCTTATGACCGCAGTTGGACTTCGGGCATCTGCACTTATCGTTTGCATAGCTGTGGGGCGCAGAATGGACAGTCTAGCAATGCTTGGCGCGATTGCAGGCGGAGGGTGATTTTGAAAAGCACCCCCTGCAATCCCCGTAAACACGCGACGCGGTTTTTTTATTCTACGCCCCGCGTGCCAACACGGGCCATCCCTTTTGGTCCGGGGAAAAATTTACGCCGTGTGCGCGGATTGCCCACGCGCGATTGCCGCCATACGGAAGGCTTGCACGCAGGTCTTACAGCGCGTTTGGGCATGGGTGGGCCGGGGGCATTGCGGGCAGCCAACCGCCACTAAGCATGACATGTTGCAAAAGCGCGGGCGCGTTTGTCAGTCCGGATCATAGGTCCAGCGATAGGTTGGTGGGGTTGGTCCTTTGTTGCGCCCACCTTGTTCGATCTGCTCCCACGCATGGGCCAGAATCCCGACGCTGCGTGACAATCCGAAAAAGCCCCGCGCCAAAGGCGGCGGGCAGCCAAGTTCGGCATAGATTACCGCCGTCGCCCCGTCGATATTCATCGGCACGGGTTTGCCGCGCTCGGTGGCCAGATGCTCCTCTATTGCGCGGGCTATGCGGGCGACGGCGCCACTGACCACACCTTGGCTGGCCGCCTCATCCACCAGCGCCAGCAGGCGGGGCGCGCGTGGGTCAACAGGTTTGTGAAAGCGGTGGCCGAAGCCCGGCAGATAGCGGCCATGGGTGGCGCGCCATGTGTCGAGTGTTGCGGCCAGGCTATCTGGCCCTGCGTCCAGCGCGCGCTGATACAGCGCGACCGCCTGTTCACCCGCGCCGCCATGCACATCGCCCAGCATGTTCAACCCTGTGGCCATGGCCGATTGCAGCCCCACGCCGCAGGTCGCGGCCATGCGCGCGGCGGCGATGGAGGGGGCTTGCGGGCCATGGTCCACCGCGGCGACAAGCGCGGCCTCGAACAGTTTTGCATGCGGTCCGTCAATCTGTTCGCCCATGACCATCAGCCAGATCATCTGCGCAAAACCCATAGTGCCGATCAGGTCTTGCACCGGCTGGCCGCGCAGATGAATGCGCCCCGGTTCCATGTCGATGATCTTCGTGCGCCACCAATCGGAAACGTCCTTGTTGTCTGTCATGTCACGCCCTCTGCCCGAAAGGTTGCGATGTCTTGCGCGCTATAGCCCAAGTCGCGCAAGATCGCGTCGCTATCTGCGCCGAGGGCAGGGGGCGGTGTTGCAACTGCCGGGCGCACGCCATTTATCAAAGCGCCGATGCGCAACACGTCAATCGCGCGGCCTACGCCGGGCGTGTTGTCGAACCGCGCCAGCAGATCGCGCGTTGTAATCTGCGGATGGGACAGAATATCTGGCACGGACATAACTGCGCCCGCAGGCACGCCGATGGCGTTCAGCGCATCGGCCCAGTCGCTGGCCGGGCGGGTGGTCAGCACGGTTTCCAGTTCGGCGCGCAGGCGCAGGCGGTTGCGCTTGCGGTCTTCGCGCGTGGCAAAATCCGGGTGCTCCAGCAGGTCGGCCCGGCCCAAGTGTTGGGCCAGCGCCTGCCATTGTTCGTCCTTGTTGGCGGCTATGTTCAACAATCCATCGGCGCATTGAAAGGCACCCGACGGGGCAGATGTTGGGTTT
The DNA window shown above is from Roseibaca calidilacus and carries:
- a CDS encoding ABC transporter substrate-binding protein; protein product: MTRISKLMTGTALALSLSALAASADTIRFWTTEEQPERLAKQEEMAAQFKDMTGVSVEVIPVTESDLGTRATAAFAAGDLPDVIYHTLQYALPWAEAGILDTDAATEVVEDLGADTFAPGAIAMAAYEGNTASVPVDGWTQMILYRKDLFDAAGLDAPTSYANVLAAIDALHNPPEMYGFVAATKVDENFMSQVLEHVFLANGVSPVGPDGFQPLDEAKTIEVLDFYKAIAEASPPGDLYWDQSRTLYFSGNAAMIIWSPFVLDELAGLRDSAPPTINDDPTSPELASLTGIVTNFSGPSNPDGAAWGDVRYFGITTDADTDAAMDFIKFSMDEGYGQTLSIAPEGKFPVRAGTAEEPSKFKDLWATLPVGVDRKAPLGELYDPAMIDEIVGGLEVAQRWGVAEGQLALASKMINSQAINRIVRQYIDGRIDAAGAVAAMNAELSAIE
- a CDS encoding MGH1-like glycoside hydrolase domain-containing protein; translation: MDHLALDQAARAILRKNDRGGYTLPTSGLYPYQWNWDSAFAAWGFAQFDIERAWLELTTLFSGQWPNGMLPHILFHKPDPGYFPGPDVWGTEGKGPIPSSGISQPPVAATFARMIYDKNPDAGRNPMAALFPKLVAWHRWFMRWRNADGMIFITHPWEGGRDNAPDWDSAMQAIDPVGVGDYTRRDTAHVDASMRPTKDDYDRYIWLVQRARGLGWDDAAVAQDQPFKVADPLMTFVLLRANRDLAALADALGEDRAELDQWTAELTAGAEKLRNTAGVFDGFNLNAGHHTGSVSNASFLCWYGHLDSAQMLDELHQAFDQCRYPVPSQKVGSDWFNAKRYWRGPTWGIVNMLIGLGLADMGHKAEAEELRARTAALMAEHGFAEYYDPLTGDPAGGGSFTWTAAVWLAWASPSNGGA
- a CDS encoding citryl-CoA lyase, with amino-acid sequence MTDNKDVSDWWRTKIIDMEPGRIHLRGQPVQDLIGTMGFAQMIWLMVMGEQIDGPHAKLFEAALVAAVDHGPQAPSIAAARMAATCGVGLQSAMATGLNMLGDVHGGAGEQAVALYQRALDAGPDSLAATLDTWRATHGRYLPGFGHRFHKPVDPRAPRLLALVDEAASQGVVSGAVARIARAIEEHLATERGKPVPMNIDGATAVIYAELGCPPPLARGFFGLSRSVGILAHAWEQIEQGGRNKGPTPPTYRWTYDPD
- a CDS encoding carbohydrate ABC transporter permease; the encoded protein is MGMIRRGYVTGLFLGALWMVVVAVTVSVAVAFATGAAVRPGILAALFFGAPAGIIAVSGLRGWLLAAASAGALLLLTYAGPSPIMMPDAGFGLRLVTALMVGVGFGLGLSKMTAPLRPGPLTRHEFEDAVIHFLTGFGYIFFTAIVAIPFYVMVMTSLKNQQQLVANPLDFSLDLTQGWGLFRSYYELFTSYNFGTYMVNSLFISVMTVVITLLFSVPGAYAVARLRFKGQAVFSRSILLIYMVPVIVLALPIYIGFSMTGLRNTLFGILLIYPVTTIPVALYMLQGYFRGLPAEVEEAGLMDGLNRLQVIWKITLPLALPALASVSLYVFMIAWNEFLLAFMLLDDPSKFTLTRGIASLNSSEIPRQHLMAGAVVATVPIMALFLGLERFMTKGLTAGSVKG
- a CDS encoding LacI family DNA-binding transcriptional regulator, yielding MQICGDTPRSGQPKRVRLVDLAAQLGLTKGTVSRALNDHPDISDRTRMRVRKAAEKLGYRPLSHAQAIRTGRVRSLGLVLQVNEHDAHRPFVAEFLAGLSEAASAEDWTLTVATASSDNQTLELLDRLTAEKKADGFILPRTKLTDPRIEFLRARNVPFVLYGRTADTQGCAWFDIESEKSIEDAVTLLAGLGHQRIGFVPGAEGYTYAKLRHDGFMAGLARNGLEHDPQLIARPAMARIAGAASAASLLDLPNPPSAIVCSVDAAALGVYDAARHRGLRIGTDLSVISYDGIPETTLLDPPLSTYRVDTRAAGARLANLLIRRCRGAAPEDLRELGRAAFQSRGSHGVAPGAA
- a CDS encoding carbohydrate ABC transporter permease; this encodes MSAVPPNGTTPLARREARLAWGLLAPTLISVALVVLLPLLAIFWISFKPIGLADLRPPAPILRESVRGAGDDLRVEYRLRNSSQETPVTGVTLSDTFPEGVTLRGDLPAPCALTGQELTCDIGTIEGGYNERIIIPLAAEDADLTEDLAEASLPRVTGQSDSILTNTTFTLDNFARIFDGEEFWGVFGVTMFYTVFGTVGALGVGLFAALLLNKSFRGQGILRGLYLFPYVAPIIAVAFSWLILFDPFSGSANALLVQMGVTDQAINFFGERPLALIMVTVFEIWRYFPLSFLFILARMQAIDSDMYEAADMDGASPFQKFWYLSMPQLLGILSVLFLLRFIWTFNKFDDIFLLTGGNAGTRTLTVNVYEQAFAVSNIGAGAAVAVVIFLCLLSFSVFFFKFMSREEGL